The following coding sequences are from one Lolium rigidum isolate FL_2022 chromosome 6, APGP_CSIRO_Lrig_0.1, whole genome shotgun sequence window:
- the LOC124667156 gene encoding uncharacterized protein LOC124667156, with amino-acid sequence MGNSLRCCLTCMIPCGSFDVVRVVHLSGRVDEFSCPITSGAVLAAHPNHTLATAWSSAGVGCPTKKLVIVSPDTELKCGRIYFLIPSATVPAADRRKSRPSSKKSKRPSSQGKSGGASTAEQDNYLTDLLSEKAASGAHRRRRSSCRVAVWRPELECIVEETSD; translated from the coding sequence ATGGGCAACAGCCTGCGGTGCTGCCTGACCTGCATGATCCCCTGCGGCTCGTTCGACGTCGTCCGCGTCGTCCACCTCAGCGGCCGCGTGGACGAGTTCAGCTGCCCGATCACCAGCGGCGCCGTCCTCGCCGCGCACCCCAACCACACCCTCGCCACCGCTTGGTCCTCCGCCGGCGTCGGCTGCCCCACCAAGAAGCTCGTCATCGTCTCGCCCGACACCGAGCTCAAGTGCGGTCGCATCTACTTCCTCATCCCCTCCGCGACCGTGCCGGCGGCCGACAGGAGGAAGAGCCGGCCGAGCTCCAAGAAGAGCAAGCGGCCGAGCAGCCAGGGCAAGAGCGGCGGCGCCAGCACGGCCGAACAGGATAACTATCTGACGGACCTGCTGTCTGAGAAGGCCGCGTCAGGTGCCCACCGGAGGCGGCGAAGCAGCTGCAGGGTCGCCGTGTGGAGGCCGGAGCTCGAGTGCATAGTGGAGGAGACCTCGGATTAG